The nucleotide window GATAGATCCCACCTAGAGGACTAATCTCTCTTGAATGCGATGCCCTGATCCTgagatgaggatatgaattagggttttaggatgatcTCAGGGAGCGGGGTAGGGGCtactatatataggccagagcatcaattctggaccctcagatcaaTACGACTTGAAAGGATGGTGGCGATGCAATGGAGAACCGACATTTGAAGGGGGCGCTGACCCATGGATCCCACAGGTCGGCcagttttttggataaaccctgctgaaaacacagattcattaaaactcatgaaatttattagtttaaacccctaaacctatgtttggtgatggaattaagtatatatgcaagatatattgatggtttatggtTGATGTTAACTACcctcaacaagctcccccacacttaacctttgctagtccctgagcaaagctaaacttgaaGAATAGATCATGActtgcatcaatgttttcactcctcaaaagtacacatgcgttcaataaaaaattctccttcgGATCAGAATAAACCGATCTGATTTTCAAACTTAcctatattaccttcaaccatggggcttcttaggcttaacttgggtcttgagcaattgaaagacagaacgatcgagTCAAGcattatgtctcaagttctttgttccaccatttttccagagtttttataagttttcaaaataaaactcagagattccattgtatgactcTCTGAAGtcactcaatatatgtggtatttgtggatcctcaccaagacaataaagatgttatgccttttcctctttctaccactaaggcttatgtggagttcataggtagggagaaagctagaggaCTAATCTCTCTTGAATGCGATGCACTGATCCTgagatgaggatatgaattagggtttcaggatgatTTCAGGGAcgagggtaggggctgctatatataggccggagcatcaattctggaccttcGGATTAAACTGACTTGAAAGGACAGCGAAGatacaatctaggaggcggtggagaaccgacattcaaaGGTGACGCTGACCCATGGGTCCCATAGGCCGACCGGACTGCAGGTGGGGCTAGCAGGCCCCCCTGTCAGCGTCTTGGCCCGATCTTCGGTAGGTTGCCTTCTGGATAGTTCTAGAATCTTCCAATGTCGGTTTCGtcgtggataaacgtgatttactttgacgaataggtccaccttgatggttttctggttaaaccctactgaaaacacagattcaccaaaactcgttgaatttattagtttaaacccataaacctatgtttggtgatagaattaaCTATATATGCAGGATATATTaacggtttatgattgatgttaactaccgtcaacaatggTGGCACCTCAGCAGCACGACGTATGTGCGTGGGGTAGTGAGGAGCATAGGGGTAGCGTGGCATGGTGGCAGCCTCCTACCTTTGCAGTGGCAATGGTGCATAGAGCTCGGCAGCATGGCTCGGGGCGGCATGGGGAGTGCCATGGCATGACACGGCGTTTCTAATTAGGCCCGAGAATCAGTGGGAggggaaagaagaaagaagattgAGAAAAAATGCTACTTGTTCCCTTTGTTTTAAGAAATTGAGCGTTTGTTTTGAGGGATTGagaaattttaggaaaaatagATCCGCTGGagcatttttcttttccttcaatCTACTTTACGATGGGGTATAGATAGAGGGGATTGTATTCTTTCAATCTGGAAGAGATGCTCTTAGAAATAAGGGAAAACACTTCGTACCCTTTGAGTTGCTGCTTATGTTAAATTCAAGATGTGTTGTGTTATTTGGTCCGGTATAAACTCATGTTTGTCCACCATAATCAAAATGACCACCATAATCAAAATGACTATCTAAAATACCGAATCATTTGGGCTTCAGGAGCAAAGAATGAGATGGAAGACAAGCTATGGCAGCTCTGAACTTCTCTGGAGGCAAGCTTCTCATTCTTAAAGTTGGAGGCAAAGTTATGCCAAATAGATTGAGACCTGAATTGAGAGTCAGGGTAATAATCAAGTAAGAGTAACTTTGGTAGGAGTACTTTTTAAGCAGGGCGCTCTCAAGTTTACCCATCACTTGCATTCTTTCATCTTTATTAAATTAAATTATTAAATTGACTGCAAGCCAACATGGTAATCAGATGCCCTGATGAAGTCACACTTTCCACAGCACACAAACACACAAACACTTGCGCTAGCTGCCGTTGCCGGCAGCTACAACACTTGACCTGACTGAAAAGCTACTGCTACTGCATTAACCACGCCGGTGCTCTCCCTCTCCGTTCAACTTAAACTCCGGGAGGGAGCGCACAGTCACGGCCTGCGTGGCCGTGGATGTTGACCAAGACGAGGTCAGCCTAGGCGTTGCTCCGGAAGGAGCCGTAACCCCTGGCGCTGGCGCGGAGGACGATCTGGTGGTACAGCGCTGCCATCGCCGCGCCGATGAACGGACCCACCCAGAAGATCCACTGAAGCAACAACAACCAACAAAATTGTGTGCATTACTGCTGCAATCTTGGACAATGTGTGTAGGTCTAGGGACTAGGCAGAGGGAGATGTGATACCTGGTCGCTCCAGGCCTTGCTGTTGTTGTACACGACGGCGGCGCCGAGGCTCCTCGCCGGGTTGATCCCCGTGCCGGTGATCGGGATAGTCGCCAGGTGCACCATGAACACAGCAAATCCAATCGGGAGCGGCACCAACACCTGATGATCATCTCGTTCATCAGTACAACAACAGGCAATGCAACAGCACGACTGAAGCACAAGTTCTTGGAATGAGCAGGTTCACAGCTCAATGGTGTGTGCAGGTGCCACAATTACCGGGACGTGGGAGTCGCGGGCGTTGCGCTTGGGGTCGGTGGCGGAGAAGACGGTGTAGACGAGCACGAAGGTGCCAATGATCTCGGCGGCGAGCCCCGTACCGGTGGAGTACCCGGGACTGACCTCATTGGCGCCGCCACCGTAGCGCGCGTAGAATCCGCTCTGGAAGCCCTTGACGAGCGCGACGCCGCAGATGGCACCGAGGCTCTGCGCGACCATGTACAGCAGCACGCGCACCAGGGACACCTTCCGCGCCAGGAAGAGGCCGAACGTGACGGCCGGGTTGATGTGGCCACCGGAGATGCCGGCGGTGCAGTAAACGAGGATGAAGATCATGCCGCCGAACGCCCACGCGATGCCGAGGATGCCCACGCCGCCGCACGCCGCGTCGGCGCCCGACGCCGTCGCGTCCGTCTGGTGCTTGTACCCGATCACGGTGGCCACCGTGATGTACAGGAACAGCAGCGTCGCCACGAACTCGGCGATCACGGTGCGGTACAGAGACCACTTGCCCAGCTCGTCGATGTCAATCAGCGGTGCCGGCGGAGGGTCCGCATAGTCACGGACACCGCCGGGCTCCAGAGTGGACACGTCCATCTCCTTGCCCGTTTGCTCTGCGCTTGAGAAGCTGTTGCTGGAAGCTAGTAGTTTGCAAGAGCTGCTTGAGAAATTGCTAGTCTTGCTGTGTTAACTTATTTGGTAGCGgcctactgaatatatatatatatatatatatatatatatatatatatatatatatatatatatatatatatatatatatatatatatatatatatatatatatttaaaaattaaaaatatgaatttatgAACTTCGAATTAAATTTTAAGTCAGAAAATGATctaaaataaaaatgttgtaaacataaaagttgtaaaactcatcaatatttacaactttcattttggtcattttttcatgtgacttagtttgaaaagttcaaattttaaatttcataaaatggcaacttcaaacaacattttcaaagattaaatgatttcagccgaaaaagtcatgaatataaaattgtataactcatcaagatctaaaacttttattttgctcatttgctcatctaacaaagtgataagaacattgttcacaaattttacatctCTCTCGtatggtttcataaactatatgagagatatataagttttgtgaacaatgttactatcactttgtcaaatgaaaaaatgaccaaaataaaagttgtaggtcttgatgagttctacaacttttatgttcatgactttttgagTTCAAATCATTAAGGTGTCTCCAAATTTTGTTTGAATAtatcatttattgaaatttaaagTATCTCCACGTTGAGCCATGAACCTCACCAAATGGTCTTTTGGTCCATCTTTTAGGTGAAATTTGGGCAATATGTTGaattgttcaaatttagtcacataaaaatatgaccaaaataaaagttgtagagattgatgagttctacaacttttatgttcatgacttttttatttgaaatcatatgCTCCTTCAATATGTTGTTCCATGTTTCcatatttttaaaattcaaattttgatttttttcaaaCAAAGCCACATGAGAAGATGACCACAATaatttgatagagcatgattagtcacagattaaaaagagaaatcacacttgttcatttGTAAGGGCGGCAGGAGGGAGAAACTACATATATTGCATAATAAAAGAATATTTACATTGTTTTTTGGCATaaataaaatacaaaaataccaattaaaaaattaaaaattatttgtaggggcggctggatcaagaaccgcccctacaaattcatttgtagGGCGGCTTATAATgtcgaccgcccctacaaatgcctctAGGTATATATACCAGAGGGCACAGGAGGCCAAATTATCGATAAGTTTTGGGCGCTATTCTTCGTTGTGGACGCCGGCAGGCTGTCGAAATGTTCCACGCCACTGCCGCCGCATCTCCATGCCCTAACTCCGCCATCCTCCCTGAACCCCCTCCGCTATCCTTCCCCAACCCCCTCCATGTCGTAACTGCCGCCGTTCGGGCCGCCATAGTGAGGGTGGTTGCTAGGGTTTGTGAGCTTGTGCTCGGTCGGCCCCTGGTCCGCTCGGTCCCTCCCCCGACGGGCAGCGCGCCTTTCCTAGGTTGTCGCGCCCCTCTCCGGTGGCTTGGGCACCACCACTGGCATTCCTCTCTCTCCGGGGCCTCCTCTCTGACTTTGAGGTCTCCCAATGGgccctctgaaagctctagtttggttttggtgaattgatgaaaccctaagtgctaacctagtttatcaaagtgattatgagataggtagcactagtccaagtggtgtagcaaatgaagatcatgccatgatgatggtgatgccatggtaatgatcaagtgcttagacttgaaaagaagaaagggaaaaacaaaaggctcaaggcaaaaggtataaatggtaggagtcattttgtttcggtgatcaagacacttagtgagtgtgatcacatttaggttcgatagccatactattaagaggggtgaaactcatatcgaaatgtggttatcaaagtgccactagatgctctaattcattgcatatgcatttaggacctagtggagtgctaacactcttgaaaatgtttatgaaaatatgctaacacacatgtgtataaggtgatacacttggtggttggcacatttgagcaaggcttagaaacttcatcagtggagtgtccgcccgtagagtgcggacagtccaatgatgccactggcgccctatatagaaaacacggaggtcactgtaagtgactggacactggtctcggttggaccggcacgtccggtcagtggcagcagagggcacgCTATTTTGGTCTCATGACTGGACGCTTAGGGCCTGAGTCTGGTCAGTCTGACGTATGATGACGTTGAGTGATAGGACGCTGGggtgtccgatcaagcatgaccggtccggtcatgatttctcgcttctggatgcttactggaaatgaccggacgttgaggtccagcgtccggtgactTCGCAGCAGCGTGTTCgatcatcacttaaccgttgggatcgggcgcttaGTATTTAAAGATAAAGGACATGTggtgtgcatcgcacgaccagacgctggggtcttacgtccgatcgatatgaccggagcgttcggtcggcTCGTGTTTAGGGTAGTGAGCAGCCCAACggctatttcatgggggcttctatttaagccccatggcggctcaagctcactctcttggccatttgcattgacatagcaaccttgtgagcttagccaaagccctcccactcatctccatcattgattcatcatctttgtgagattggggagagaatccaagtgcattgcttgagtgattgcatctagaggcacttggtgttcgtgtttttgctgcgagattcacttgttgctcttggtggttgccaccacctagatggcttggagcagcggaggaggattggcacgagttggtgattgtttgtggccatctccgatcattgtgaggggatttgtaccttccccggtggagcgccgaaaggtaactctagtggattgctcatgtcattgagttacctcacttgtgggtaggttcttgcggtgtccaattgtgtggacgaagttcgtgcaacacctcttagccgccgaaccaccaagtgttggtcgacacaacggggacgtagcgtgttggcaagcacgtgaacctcagggagaaaattggttgtctcttgccctttggtattctcccggtgattgataaagtattcatcttgtgattggttcactcctctacacagctGGTATAATCActtcacttactcatttacattcccacaaactagctatatcaagctctttagtgtagctagaattgagagcttgctttgtggattaagttcatctagtggagctctttagtgtagcaattgtgagagctcttagtgagtagtgacctagtggattgtgtgcctagtgatcataacaactagaattattaggataggtggcttgcaacccttgtagagctagagcaagtttgcatttcgctatttgttatactaatcaaattgctctagttgatttgtagattttaaataggctattcaccccctctctagccatattaggacctttcaagtggtattagagccgtggtcaccgtttgattaaaggcttaataacctcggtgtcaaattatggctcaagttgtgttcaaccatgtgggtggcaaaccaccgttctttgatggcacatgctatgattattagaagataaagatgaggatgtatcttggttcaatcaatgatcaagtatgggaggtgaccgagaatgactatgctatcattgatcccaacaatcccaccaaccaagacaagaccaacaagcaatgcaatacaatggctctcaacaccatatacaatgccattgattccaaggtgtttgagcaaatcaaggattgtgaaagagctaatgaggtgtggaggagattggaggaaacatatgagggcacaccggcggtgaagagtgccaagttgtacatcctcaaggataagttgacaagcttcaagatgaaggatgatgagagcattctggagatgttccatcggttgcaagtaattgtcaatgacttgaaggctttgggagagaagatcaaggatgatgatgtctctcatcggttcttaatgtgcctacctccaagatttgagatgttgagattgcttatcataagaggaggattgaaggagattacccctaaccaagtactaggtgatgtcatgacacaagagacataccatgtggaaagggagggggatgacaaggatgacaagaaggaagaagaagacaagaagaagaagagtatagcattcaaggctagctcatcatcatccaagaacaagggaaagtccaagaaagaatcaagtgatgatgatgatcttagtgatattgatgatgaagctatggccctctttgtactgCAAGATGggtaaattcatgaagaagaagggctatggtgcaagaaagagaagagatcacaccaaaagcaaagaatatataagaagatgctacaattgcaagagccccgatcatgttgtagcgaattgtccctacaatagtgacaatgatgaggatgaaaagaagaagcacaagaaggacaagaaagaaaagaaggagaagagaatgaccttccaaaagaagaagaaaggtggaggctatgtggtcacatgggatagtgatggctcttcggatagtgatagctctagtgatgatgacaagaaatctatcaagaaagcactagcaagcatcgccatcaacaacaagccctccatcttcgacactccatcgacatgcctcatggcaaagcctaccaaggtaaaatatgatgtgagtgatgatgatgaatgtgaaagtgatgcttgtaggagtgatgatgatgatgatgaggaggaggagtacaccaaggaggagctcttggacatgtgtgagcaagtgcacacttgcgttgaaatgaagagaaaggagtgcaaagaattacgcaagaaagtcaaatttcttgagcaatcctttgatgagctcaatgccactcatgagaggctaatggaagcccatgagaagcttggcaaagctcactctaagcttgaaaaggctcactcctctctcatcgagcaagtcaaaatagaggaagccaagaaggagcaagtgattatgtcttgtgatgtgggactaacatgtgatcttattgatgaatctttttataagcccattgtagttgctcccactaacacttcttgtagcactactacttctacctcacctttgagtgatggtctcacttgtgatgcctcactaatggtggaaaatgagaccctcaagaaggaggtgaatgagctcactcgtgccttaggcaatgcctatggtggagatgcccgcttgctaaagtgcttgggtagccaaaggttttctctcaacaaagagggattaggctatacccccaagaaaggcaaggcggcctttgtcactcccaaagttagctttgtgaagggcaatggtcggttttgcaatagatgcaagcaagttgggcatatagagcaatattgcaagacttaacaagaacaagctacctaatgtatcctcaattaaatttgattcttgttacatgcttgttaagggtgccaatggtgtgaaggctaaagttcattggtacaccaattgtgggcccaaagaagaaggccatttgggtaccaaagactttggtaactaaccttcaaggacccaagcaagtttgggtacctaaaaagaattgatcttcttttgtaggtcaattataaagcctagaggaaggcattgggtgcttgatagtgggtgcacacaacacatgaccggtgatccaagaatgttcaattcaatcaatgaaaacaagagcaatgggattgatagtatcacatttggtgacaatggcaaaggcaaggtcaaagggcttggtaagattgcaatatccaatgacttgagtatttccaatgtgctactagtagagagcttgaacttcaatctattatcggtagctcaattgtgtgatcttggtttcaagtgcatatttggtgtggatgatgtagagatcataagtgtagatggctctaacttgatattcaaaggatttagatatgagaatctatacttggttgatttcaatgctagagaagctcaattgacaacatgtttgatcactaagtctagcatgggttggttatggcatagaaggcttggtcatgttggaatgaaacaattgaacaagttgattaagcatgacttagttagaggcttgaaagatgtcacatttgagaaggataagctatgtagtgcatgtcaagccagaaagcaagttggtaacacacatcctaagaagagcatgatgagcacatctaaggcatttgagttgatgcacatggacttgtttggaccaaccacatacactagcattggtggaaacaaatatggatttgtgattgtggatgatttcactagatacacatgggtgttctttcttgttgacaagagtgatgtgtttgcaacattcaaatcatttgtcaagggcattcacaatgagtttgaaacaactatcaagaaagttagaagtgacaatggtagtgaattcaagaacactagaattgatgagttgtgtgatgaatttggaattagacatcaattctcggccaagtacactccacaatcaaatggcctagttgaaagaaagaatagaactttgattgatatggcaagatcaatgttgagtgagtacaatgtgagtcattcattttgggccgaagcaatcaacacggcttgctattatagcaaccgactctattgtcaccccatgatggagaagacaccttatgagctattgaatggaagaaagcccaacatagcatacttttgggtttttggttgtaaatgctacatattgaagaaaggcactagattgagcaagtttgaaaagaaatgtgatgaaggcttcttgcttggttactccactactagcaaggcatatagagtttggaatttggctagtggtactcttgaggaggttcatgatgtggaatttgatgaaacaaatggttcccaagaggaagatgagaatctagatgatgtaagaggcactcaattggtcaatgcaatgaagaacatggacattggtgatataaggcctagagaggtgattgatgttgaagatgacaagaatcaagtgctctctaactcaaatgtgcaagctagtggttctcatgatcaagttcaagcaagaacaagtgatgacaaagtgcaagatcaacaacaagtggctagttcatcatctcaaccaagtgatcaatcaaatgcaagcaatcaagtgcaagtgcttcaaccaaccaatgttgcaagagatcatccattggacactataattggtgatatttcaagaggtgtgcaaactagatcaagattggctttattttgtgagcacttctcatttgtgtcatccattgaacctaagaagatagatgaagctttgaaggatgttgattgggtcaatgctatgcatgaagagctaaacaacttcacaagaaaccaagtatgggagttagttgagaggcctaaggatcataatgtgattggaaccaagtgggtctttcggaacaagcaagatcaagatgggatagtaataaggaacaaagcaagattagtggctcaaggttacactcaagttgaaggtcttgactttggagaaacatatgccccggttgcaagattggaagcaattaggatcttgttagcctatgcttgtgcccacaacatcaagttgtaccaaatagatgtgaagagtgcatttctcaatgggtacatcaatgagcttgtgtatgttgagcaacctcctagttttgaagatgaaaagaaacccaaccatgtttacaagttgagaaaggctttgtatggattgaaacaagcaccaagagcatggtatgagagattgagggatttcctactctctaagggattcaaaatgggaaaggttgacaccactctcttcaccaagaagcttggaaatgacttgtttgtaatacaaatctatgttgatgatatcatatttgggtcaacaaatcaagatttttgtgaagagtttggcaagatgatggcaagtgagtttgagatatctatgattggagagcttagttacttccttggtcttcaaatcaagcaaatgaagaatggcacatttgtgagtcaaggcaagtacatcaaggacatgctcaagaagtttggaatggatgatgctaaagctattagtacaccaatgggaacaagtggaagcttggatagtgatgctagtggcaatatggtggatcaaaagatgtatcagtctatgattgga belongs to Miscanthus floridulus cultivar M001 chromosome 4, ASM1932011v1, whole genome shotgun sequence and includes:
- the LOC136551435 gene encoding aquaporin PIP2-6-like, which encodes MDVSTLEPGGVRDYADPPPAPLIDIDELGKWSLYRTVIAEFVATLLFLYITVATVIGYKHQTDATASGADAACGGVGILGIAWAFGGMIFILVYCTAGISGGHINPAVTFGLFLARKVSLVRVLLYMVAQSLGAICGVALVKGFQSGFYARYGGGANEVSPGYSTGTGLAAEIIGTFVLVYTVFSATDPKRNARDSHVPVLVPLPIGFAVFMVHLATIPITGTGINPARSLGAAVVYNNSKAWSDQWIFWVGPFIGAAMAALYHQIVLRASARGYGSFRSNA